The Aeromicrobium sp. Leaf245 genome includes a region encoding these proteins:
- a CDS encoding PhoH family protein, translating to MTSDLPGDQRPHTFTVPTSIDTVALYGPADAFLRIVEDAFDATVHARGNVVTVTGEPGEVALVERLLDELVAIVRTGQGLTAETVERSISMLRTETQERPAEVLSLNILSNRGRTIRPKTLNQKKYVDAIDKHTIVFGIGPAGTGKTYLAMAKAVQALQAKEITRIILTRPAVEAGERLGYLPGTLSEKIDPYLRPLYDALHDMLDPETIPKLLTSGTIEIAPLAYMRGRTLQDAFIILDEAQNTTPEQMKMFLTRLGFGSQIVVTGDVSQVDLPSGQKSGLRVVRDILADVKDIHFSTLTSQDVVRHKLVGRIVAAYDAFESASGPGQVDHERRRPR from the coding sequence ATGACTTCTGACTTGCCCGGGGACCAGCGACCCCACACCTTCACCGTCCCGACCAGCATCGACACCGTCGCCCTCTACGGTCCGGCCGACGCGTTCCTGCGCATCGTCGAGGACGCCTTCGACGCCACCGTGCACGCGCGCGGCAACGTCGTGACCGTCACCGGCGAGCCCGGCGAGGTGGCCCTCGTGGAGCGGCTGCTCGACGAGCTCGTCGCCATCGTGCGCACCGGCCAGGGCCTCACGGCCGAGACGGTCGAGCGCAGCATCTCGATGCTGCGCACCGAGACGCAGGAGCGCCCGGCCGAGGTGCTCAGCCTGAACATCCTGAGCAACCGTGGCCGCACCATCCGGCCCAAGACGCTCAACCAGAAGAAGTACGTCGACGCGATCGACAAGCACACGATCGTCTTCGGCATCGGCCCGGCCGGCACCGGCAAGACCTACCTCGCCATGGCCAAGGCCGTGCAGGCGCTGCAGGCCAAGGAGATCACCCGCATCATCCTCACGCGGCCCGCGGTCGAGGCGGGGGAGCGGCTGGGATACCTGCCCGGCACGCTCAGCGAGAAGATCGATCCGTACCTGCGTCCGCTCTACGACGCGCTGCACGACATGCTCGATCCCGAGACGATCCCCAAGCTGCTCACCAGCGGGACCATCGAGATCGCGCCGCTGGCGTACATGCGCGGCCGCACCCTGCAGGACGCGTTCATCATCCTCGACGAGGCGCAGAACACCACCCCCGAGCAGATGAAGATGTTCCTCACCCGGCTCGGCTTCGGCTCCCAGATCGTCGTCACCGGCGACGTCAGCCAGGTCGACCTGCCCTCGGGCCAGAAGAGCGGTCTGCGCGTCGTGCGCGACATCCTCGCCGACGTCAAGGACATCCACTTCTCCACGCTCACGTCGCAGGACGTCGTCCGCCACAAGCTGGTCGGTCGCATCGTCGCCGCCTACGACGCCTTCGAGTCGGCGTCGGGCCCGGGGCAGGTGGACCATGAACGTCGACGTCCTCGATGA
- a CDS encoding flavodoxin family protein — translation MTTLLVVRHTPTRGTAALGDALVSGAHDDAIEGVEVRALPPDETSAADVLAADGIVVLCPANFGYMSGLVKDLFDRTFLDIGGALSDDGGGAPASGRLPYALVVHGRYDTEGAVRSLRSIAEALPWRQAAEPLQVLGDVDDDHLAAAYEVGATLAALLSD, via the coding sequence GTGACCACGCTCCTGGTGGTGCGCCACACCCCCACCCGTGGCACCGCGGCCCTCGGCGACGCCCTCGTCTCGGGTGCGCACGACGACGCGATCGAGGGTGTCGAGGTGCGGGCGCTGCCTCCAGACGAGACGTCGGCCGCGGACGTGCTCGCTGCCGACGGCATCGTGGTGCTGTGCCCGGCGAACTTCGGCTACATGTCGGGGCTCGTCAAGGACCTGTTCGACCGCACGTTCCTCGACATCGGCGGGGCACTCTCCGACGACGGTGGGGGCGCGCCCGCCTCTGGCCGCCTGCCCTACGCCCTCGTCGTGCACGGCCGCTACGACACGGAGGGTGCCGTGCGCTCGCTGCGCTCCATCGCCGAGGCACTCCCCTGGCGCCAGGCCGCCGAGCCCCTGCAGGTCCTGGGCGACGTCGACGACGACCACCTGGCCGCCGCGTACGAGGTGGGCGCGACGCTCGCCGCCCTGCTCAGCGACTGA
- a CDS encoding acylphosphatase, with protein sequence MVRRRVVVHGRVQGVFFRASCEQEAGRLGLAGWVTNRPDGTVEAAFEGEPAAVDRMVAWCRGGPPRASVTEVVVTDEVPQGESGFRTV encoded by the coding sequence ATGGTCCGCCGTCGCGTCGTCGTCCACGGTCGGGTGCAGGGGGTCTTCTTCCGCGCCTCGTGCGAGCAGGAGGCGGGCCGCCTCGGCCTGGCCGGCTGGGTCACCAACCGACCCGACGGCACGGTCGAGGCGGCCTTCGAGGGTGAGCCGGCCGCCGTCGACCGGATGGTCGCCTGGTGCCGTGGCGGGCCTCCGCGCGCGTCGGTGACCGAGGTGGTCGTCACCGACGAGGTCCCGCAGGGCGAGTCGGGCTTCAGGACCGTCTGA
- a CDS encoding CHAP domain-containing protein, whose translation MAIISVPTSADAAPRTVLCTGYKQCAAKGYTHGGYASVRSRSYWNMTPGRSCTNYVAYRLTRNRLVARPPGTDAALTWGAAARAAGLRVSASAPRRGDVAWWKADRGLAGKKGHVAVVERVRADGSIVVSEDNMNRTFMWRTVRRGSGWPSGFIRYPTSDGSPSGVLESLEATDGMVAVRGAASEPDRWGRPVAYTVALGAPLDRAPAETFTFSSAYFRFSWRRTVQVRGELRAYLYAHNASGTRGTDVLLGVADLEVRDDGTTRGVAVPRADWLDDVVAPVLGPVVGPG comes from the coding sequence ATGGCCATCATCAGTGTGCCGACGTCTGCGGACGCGGCGCCACGCACCGTGCTGTGCACGGGATACAAGCAGTGCGCCGCCAAGGGGTACACCCACGGCGGCTACGCGTCGGTCCGGTCGCGGTCGTACTGGAACATGACGCCCGGTCGCAGCTGCACGAACTACGTCGCGTACCGACTCACCAGGAACCGACTGGTCGCGCGACCGCCCGGCACCGACGCCGCCCTCACGTGGGGCGCGGCCGCTCGGGCCGCCGGACTGCGGGTGAGCGCTTCGGCACCACGCCGTGGCGACGTGGCCTGGTGGAAGGCCGACCGAGGACTGGCCGGCAAGAAGGGGCACGTCGCCGTCGTGGAGCGGGTCCGCGCGGACGGTTCCATCGTCGTCTCCGAGGACAACATGAACCGGACCTTCATGTGGCGCACCGTGCGACGAGGCTCGGGGTGGCCGTCCGGCTTCATCCGCTACCCCACGTCGGACGGGTCGCCGTCGGGCGTCCTGGAGTCGCTCGAGGCGACGGACGGCATGGTGGCGGTGCGCGGCGCGGCGAGCGAGCCCGACCGGTGGGGGCGTCCGGTCGCCTACACGGTCGCGCTGGGGGCGCCGCTGGACCGGGCGCCGGCGGAGACCTTCACGTTCTCCTCCGCCTACTTCCGGTTCTCGTGGCGACGCACCGTCCAGGTGCGCGGCGAGCTGCGCGCCTACCTGTACGCCCACAACGCCTCAGGCACCAGGGGCACGGACGTGCTGCTCGGCGTGGCCGACCTGGAGGTGCGGGACGACGGAACCACCCGGGGCGTCGCCGTGCCACGAGCGGACTGGCTCGACGACGTGGTCGCCCCGGTGCTCGGGCCGGTGGTCGGGCCGGGCTGA
- a CDS encoding hemolysin family protein produces MTVAIVASIVLAILAGLFASIDAALSSFSRARAAELGDEGRGGAAALSRILEDPAPALNAVLLLRVVCETAAIVLVALVVDDYVDGLWWQIGVAVAIMVVVSYVLIGVGPRTLGRQHSESVALASAGPVRLITALLGPVPRLLIVVGNALTPGRGFREGPFASEVEVRELVDLAAASSVIESDESKMIQSVFELGDTIVREVMVPRPDLVFIEHSKTLRQAMSLSLRSGYSRVPVIGENLDDVLGMAYLKDVTKRVFDNHVAESTEKVDSIMRPCLFVPDTKPADDLLKEMQAQRTHVAIVVDEFGGTSGMVTIEDILEEIVGEITDEYDTEPDELEALSDGSYRVSARYDVDDLGELFDIDLDDEDVDSVGGLVAKHLGKVPIPGSTVEIDGLKLVAEAPSGRRNRIGRVHVSRLEPEPVSEPSNGGSRD; encoded by the coding sequence ATGACCGTGGCGATCGTCGCGTCGATCGTCCTGGCGATCCTCGCCGGTCTGTTCGCGAGCATCGACGCCGCTCTGTCCTCGTTCTCGCGCGCACGCGCGGCCGAGCTCGGCGACGAGGGTCGCGGTGGTGCGGCGGCGCTCAGCCGCATCCTCGAGGACCCCGCCCCGGCCCTGAACGCCGTGCTGCTGCTGCGGGTCGTGTGCGAGACGGCGGCCATCGTCCTGGTCGCCCTCGTGGTCGACGACTACGTCGACGGACTGTGGTGGCAGATCGGCGTGGCCGTGGCGATCATGGTCGTCGTCTCCTACGTCCTCATCGGCGTCGGGCCCCGCACTCTCGGGCGTCAGCACAGCGAGTCGGTCGCGCTCGCGTCCGCCGGGCCCGTGCGCCTCATCACGGCCCTCCTGGGGCCGGTTCCGCGCCTGCTGATCGTCGTCGGCAACGCCCTGACGCCCGGACGTGGCTTCCGCGAGGGCCCGTTCGCCTCGGAGGTCGAGGTCCGCGAGCTGGTCGACCTGGCGGCGGCCAGCAGCGTCATCGAGTCCGACGAGTCCAAGATGATCCAGTCGGTCTTCGAGCTGGGAGACACGATCGTGCGCGAGGTGATGGTGCCGCGCCCCGACCTCGTGTTCATCGAGCACTCCAAGACGCTGCGCCAGGCCATGTCCCTCAGCCTGCGCAGCGGGTACTCGAGGGTGCCCGTGATCGGCGAGAACCTCGACGACGTCCTGGGGATGGCCTACCTGAAGGACGTCACCAAGCGCGTCTTCGACAACCACGTGGCCGAGTCCACCGAGAAGGTCGACTCGATCATGCGACCGTGCCTGTTCGTCCCCGACACCAAGCCGGCCGACGACCTCCTGAAGGAGATGCAGGCGCAGCGCACCCACGTCGCGATCGTCGTCGACGAGTTCGGCGGCACGTCGGGCATGGTCACCATCGAGGACATCCTCGAGGAGATCGTCGGCGAGATCACCGACGAGTACGACACCGAGCCCGACGAGCTCGAGGCGTTGTCGGACGGGTCCTACCGGGTGAGCGCACGCTACGACGTCGACGACCTGGGCGAGCTGTTCGACATCGACCTCGACGACGAGGACGTCGACTCGGTCGGCGGCCTGGTCGCCAAGCACCTCGGCAAGGTGCCGATCCCCGGCAGCACGGTCGAGATCGATGGTCTGAAGCTCGTGGCCGAGGCACCCAGCGGACGCCGCAACCGCATCGGACGCGTGCACGTGTCGCGCCTGGAGCCCGAGCCCGTGTCCGAGCCGAGCAACGGAGGATCCCGTGACTGA
- the dnaJ gene encoding molecular chaperone DnaJ, with the protein MAQDYYELLGVSRSATPEELKKAYRRLARQLHPDVNDAPDAADRFKEVTTAYEVLSDPQKKSVYDRGGNPLGGGGGAGGFAGGGFSFDDIMDAFFGGGGNTRGPRSRVQRGQDALLRLQVDLAEAAFGVTHDIKVDTAVVCTRCDGSGAEDDSEAVTCGTCHGHGEVQHVQRTPLGSVRTARPCPTCHGFGSVIPDPCHECNGDGRVRSRRSLTVSIPAGVDQGTRIQLAGEGEVGPGGGPPGDLYIEVEVARHPVFTRKGDQLRCQVTLPMTAAALGTHVDLPTLEADLADQDGPDTVGLEVPAGTQSGETLTLRGQGVPRLRGPGRGDLVVEMVVETPDRLDDEQRELLKQLAELRGEDRPEAQMGSTHRHGMFGRIKDAFR; encoded by the coding sequence ATGGCACAGGACTACTACGAGCTGCTGGGCGTGTCCCGGTCGGCGACGCCCGAGGAGCTCAAGAAGGCGTACCGCCGGCTCGCGCGCCAGCTGCACCCCGACGTGAACGACGCACCCGACGCGGCCGACCGCTTCAAGGAGGTCACCACCGCCTACGAGGTGCTCTCCGACCCGCAGAAGAAGTCGGTCTACGACCGCGGCGGCAACCCGCTCGGCGGCGGGGGCGGCGCGGGCGGCTTCGCCGGCGGCGGCTTCAGCTTCGACGACATCATGGACGCGTTCTTCGGCGGCGGGGGCAACACCCGCGGGCCGCGATCGCGCGTCCAGCGCGGGCAGGACGCCCTGCTGCGCCTGCAGGTCGACCTCGCGGAGGCCGCGTTCGGCGTCACCCACGACATCAAGGTCGACACGGCGGTCGTGTGCACGCGCTGCGACGGCAGCGGGGCCGAGGATGACTCCGAGGCCGTCACCTGCGGCACGTGCCACGGGCACGGCGAGGTGCAGCACGTGCAGCGCACGCCGCTGGGCAGCGTCCGGACCGCCCGCCCGTGCCCGACCTGCCACGGCTTCGGCTCGGTCATCCCCGACCCGTGCCACGAGTGCAACGGCGACGGCCGGGTCAGGTCGCGTCGCTCGCTGACCGTCTCGATCCCTGCCGGCGTCGACCAGGGCACCCGCATCCAGCTGGCCGGCGAGGGCGAGGTCGGCCCCGGCGGAGGACCCCCCGGCGACCTCTACATCGAGGTCGAGGTGGCCCGTCACCCCGTCTTCACCCGCAAGGGCGACCAGCTGCGCTGCCAGGTCACCCTGCCGATGACCGCTGCGGCCCTCGGCACGCACGTCGACCTGCCGACGCTCGAGGCCGACCTGGCCGACCAGGACGGGCCCGACACCGTGGGCCTGGAGGTGCCGGCCGGAACGCAGTCCGGCGAGACCCTGACGCTGCGTGGCCAGGGCGTGCCGCGGCTGCGCGGCCCCGGTCGCGGCGACCTCGTGGTCGAGATGGTCGTCGAGACCCCGGACCGGCTCGACGACGAGCAGCGCGAGCTGCTCAAGCAGCTGGCCGAGCTGCGCGGCGAGGACCGTCCCGAGGCACAGATGGGCTCGACGCACCGGCACGGCATGTTCGGGCGCATCAAGGACGCCTTCCGCTGA
- a CDS encoding DUF3097 domain-containing protein — translation MAEARHPGRYGQDVLAGDWKAPPRGRSTEAPADLGIVVEEVTSGWVGEVVRVERDLGMVMLEDRHLRRKSFPLGPGFLLEGRPVVLVAPVAAAPKAAARTASGSRAVAGQRARVALPSRILVEGKHDAELVEKVWGDDLRVEGVAVEMLHGVDDLVGVVDDFDPGPDRRLGILVDHLVPGSKESRIAARLSDRDHVLVVGHPYVDVWQAVKPGRLGVDAWPVVPRSIEWKRGICAAFGWPHAEQADIARAWQHILSRVRSWTDLEPEFLGRVEELIDFVTAP, via the coding sequence ATGGCTGAGGCCAGGCACCCGGGGCGCTACGGCCAGGACGTGCTGGCCGGCGACTGGAAGGCTCCCCCGCGCGGTCGCTCCACCGAGGCCCCTGCCGACCTCGGCATCGTGGTCGAGGAGGTCACCTCGGGGTGGGTCGGCGAGGTCGTCCGCGTGGAGCGCGACCTCGGCATGGTGATGCTGGAGGACCGCCACCTGCGTCGCAAGTCGTTCCCGCTCGGACCGGGCTTCCTCCTGGAGGGCCGGCCGGTCGTGCTCGTCGCTCCGGTCGCGGCGGCACCGAAGGCCGCGGCCCGCACCGCGTCCGGGTCGCGTGCGGTCGCCGGACAGCGTGCACGGGTCGCCCTGCCCAGCCGGATCCTCGTCGAGGGCAAGCACGACGCCGAGCTCGTCGAGAAGGTGTGGGGCGACGACCTGCGGGTGGAGGGCGTGGCCGTGGAGATGCTGCACGGCGTCGACGACCTCGTCGGGGTCGTCGACGACTTCGACCCCGGTCCCGACCGTCGCCTCGGCATCCTCGTCGACCACCTCGTCCCGGGGTCCAAGGAGTCGCGCATCGCTGCGAGGCTCTCGGACCGCGACCACGTGCTCGTCGTCGGGCACCCCTACGTCGACGTGTGGCAGGCCGTGAAGCCGGGTCGTCTCGGCGTGGACGCCTGGCCCGTGGTCCCGCGCAGCATCGAGTGGAAGCGTGGGATCTGCGCGGCCTTCGGCTGGCCGCACGCCGAGCAGGCCGACATCGCTCGCGCGTGGCAGCACATCCTCTCGCGCGTCCGGTCGTGGACCGACCTGGAGCCGGAGTTCCTGGGCCGGGTCGAGGAGCTCATCGACTTCGTCACCGCTCCCTGA
- a CDS encoding PHP domain-containing protein: MDPVSALDEIGFWLERSRGSTYRVEAFRRAARTLASRDDVEQLASAGRLRTVDGIGERTAGVVVEALQGRVPAYLVELREQGEGPLVPGGEQVRAMLRGDLHAHTDWSDGGSPLELMARTAARLGHEYLAITDHSPRLTIANGLTADRLEAQLELLAEVDAEVDGVRVLSGIEVDILKDGSLDQDDVLLDRLDVVVASVHSDLRADSIAMTRRMLGAVRHPATDVLGHCTGRLVEGSRGKRPQSRFDAKRVFAACAEHGVAVEINARPERADPPDDLVALALDAGCLFSIDSDAHAPGQLDFLDHGCARAAALGVPTDRIVNTWPVDDLLAWTSRRA, from the coding sequence ATGGACCCCGTGTCGGCGCTCGACGAGATCGGCTTCTGGCTGGAGCGTTCCCGTGGGTCGACCTACCGGGTCGAGGCCTTCCGCAGGGCCGCCCGCACGCTCGCCTCGCGTGACGACGTCGAGCAGCTGGCCTCCGCGGGTCGGTTGCGGACGGTCGACGGCATCGGTGAGCGGACGGCCGGTGTCGTCGTCGAGGCGCTGCAGGGGAGGGTGCCCGCCTACCTCGTCGAGCTGCGGGAGCAGGGGGAGGGTCCGCTCGTCCCGGGCGGCGAGCAGGTGCGGGCGATGTTGCGTGGCGACCTGCACGCCCACACGGACTGGTCCGACGGCGGTTCACCGCTCGAGCTGATGGCTCGAACCGCGGCTCGGCTCGGGCACGAGTACCTCGCGATCACCGACCACTCGCCACGCCTGACGATCGCGAACGGGCTGACGGCCGACCGGCTCGAGGCGCAGCTGGAGCTCCTCGCCGAGGTGGACGCCGAGGTCGACGGCGTCAGGGTCCTCTCGGGCATCGAGGTCGACATCCTCAAGGACGGGTCGCTGGACCAGGACGACGTCCTGCTCGACCGGCTCGACGTCGTGGTGGCCAGCGTGCACTCGGACCTCCGGGCCGACAGCATCGCGATGACCCGGCGCATGCTCGGCGCGGTGCGGCACCCGGCCACGGACGTGCTCGGCCACTGCACCGGCCGGCTCGTGGAGGGCTCGCGGGGGAAGCGGCCGCAGAGCAGGTTCGACGCGAAGAGGGTCTTCGCAGCGTGCGCCGAGCACGGCGTGGCCGTCGAGATCAACGCCCGTCCCGAACGGGCGGACCCACCGGACGACCTGGTGGCCCTGGCGCTCGACGCGGGCTGCCTGTTCAGCATCGACTCCGACGCGCACGCCCCTGGTCAGCTCGACTTCCTGGACCACGGGTGCGCCCGCGCCGCCGCTCTGGGCGTGCCCACCGATCGCATCGTCAACACGTGGCCGGTCGACGACCTGCTCGCCTGGACGTCGCGCCGCGCCTGA
- the ybeY gene encoding rRNA maturation RNase YbeY yields MNVDVLDESGQGVDVVALTRLCRFVMRRMRLHPATELTVRLVDTDTIAVLNEQWMGKKGPTDVLSFPMDELSPGRQDREPEEEPEGYLGDIALCPQVAAQQAPAAGHDPSDEIELLTVHGILHLLGYDHATAEEHAEMFGIQGRLLLEWQRAAAGTDVEEGSLATGSGAVEPKDTPR; encoded by the coding sequence ATGAACGTCGACGTCCTCGATGAGTCGGGGCAGGGCGTCGACGTCGTCGCCCTCACCCGGCTCTGCCGGTTCGTCATGCGCCGCATGCGGCTGCACCCGGCCACCGAGCTGACCGTCCGCCTGGTCGACACCGACACCATCGCCGTGCTCAACGAGCAGTGGATGGGCAAGAAGGGCCCCACCGACGTGCTCTCCTTCCCCATGGACGAGCTCTCGCCGGGCCGGCAGGACCGCGAGCCCGAGGAGGAGCCCGAGGGCTACCTCGGCGACATCGCGCTCTGTCCCCAGGTGGCGGCGCAGCAGGCCCCGGCGGCCGGGCACGATCCGTCCGACGAGATCGAGCTGCTCACCGTGCACGGCATCCTCCACCTGCTGGGCTACGACCACGCCACCGCCGAGGAGCACGCCGAGATGTTCGGCATCCAGGGACGTCTGCTCCTGGAGTGGCAGCGAGCGGCTGCCGGCACGGACGTCGAGGAGGGCTCCCTGGCCACCGGGTCCGGAGCCGTCGAGCCGAAGGACACGCCCCGATGA
- the hrcA gene encoding heat-inducible transcriptional repressor HrcA, which translates to MPEDRRLASDDRRLEVLRAIVEDYVETQEPVGSRALVERHQLGVSPATIRNDMAALEDEGYIAQPHTSAGRVPTDKGYRLFVDRLSQVKALSTPERRAIETFLGGAVDVDDVVQRSVKVLAQLTNQVAIVQYPSLTRSTVRHVEVVALEHARVLLVVITSSGRVEQRVVELESTPGDVLLSDVRSRIMTATIGQRLPEASLRLAEVIGTFAETDRPLVTSVVTTLTHVFSDERSDERIAVGGTANLARFGRDFDSSIRPVLEALEEQVVLLKLLGEATTDPTVRIGLETGSEGLAGTAVVSSAYGTPEQALATLGTLGPTRMDYPGTMAAVGAVARYVGRQLADG; encoded by the coding sequence GTGCCGGAGGACCGAAGACTCGCCTCTGACGACCGTCGCCTCGAGGTGCTGCGCGCCATCGTCGAGGACTACGTCGAGACCCAGGAGCCCGTGGGCTCCCGGGCGCTCGTGGAGCGGCACCAGCTCGGTGTCTCGCCGGCGACCATCCGCAACGACATGGCGGCCCTGGAGGACGAGGGCTACATCGCGCAGCCGCACACGAGCGCGGGCCGGGTGCCCACCGACAAGGGCTACCGGCTGTTCGTCGACCGGCTGTCCCAGGTGAAGGCGCTCTCGACGCCCGAGCGACGCGCCATCGAGACCTTCCTCGGGGGAGCGGTCGACGTCGACGACGTCGTGCAGCGCAGCGTCAAGGTGCTGGCCCAGCTGACCAACCAGGTCGCGATCGTGCAGTACCCGTCGCTGACCCGCTCCACCGTGCGCCACGTCGAGGTCGTCGCGCTCGAGCACGCACGCGTGCTGCTCGTGGTGATCACCAGCAGCGGCCGGGTGGAGCAGCGCGTCGTCGAGCTCGAGTCCACGCCGGGCGACGTGCTGCTGTCCGACGTGCGCTCACGCATCATGACCGCCACCATCGGGCAGCGGCTGCCCGAGGCGTCGCTGCGCCTGGCCGAGGTGATCGGCACGTTCGCCGAGACCGACCGGCCTCTCGTCACGTCGGTGGTCACCACGCTCACGCACGTGTTCTCCGACGAGCGGTCCGACGAGCGCATCGCCGTCGGCGGCACCGCCAACCTGGCGCGCTTCGGCCGCGACTTCGACTCCTCGATCCGCCCCGTCCTCGAGGCGCTCGAGGAGCAGGTCGTGCTCCTGAAGCTCCTCGGCGAGGCGACCACCGACCCCACCGTGCGCATCGGCCTCGAGACCGGTAGTGAGGGACTGGCGGGCACCGCCGTCGTCTCCTCGGCGTACGGCACCCCCGAGCAGGCGCTCGCCACGTTGGGCACGCTCGGACCCACCCGCATGGACTATCCAGGAACCATGGCCGCCGTCGGCGCGGTCGCCCGCTACGTCGGGCGACAGCTGGCGGACGGCTGA
- a CDS encoding histidine triad nucleotide-binding protein: protein MSQDDCLFCAIVAGRVPADVVAEDEHALAFRDISPQAPTHVLVIPRVHQPDVGSLAEAEPEAAVGLLRLARRVAQEAGGSYRLVFNTGADAHQTVFHCHGHVLAGRALGWPPG, encoded by the coding sequence ATGAGCCAAGACGACTGCCTGTTCTGCGCGATCGTCGCCGGTCGGGTTCCCGCCGACGTGGTGGCCGAGGACGAGCACGCGCTCGCGTTCCGCGACATCAGCCCGCAGGCGCCCACCCACGTGCTGGTGATCCCGCGGGTCCACCAGCCCGACGTCGGCAGCCTCGCCGAGGCCGAGCCGGAGGCGGCGGTCGGGCTGCTGCGGCTCGCGCGTCGCGTGGCGCAGGAGGCGGGCGGCTCCTACCGACTCGTGTTCAACACCGGCGCCGACGCCCACCAGACCGTCTTCCACTGCCACGGTCACGTCCTCGCCGGGCGTGCGCTGGGCTGGCCCCCGGGCTGA
- a CDS encoding cytidine deaminase, with translation MTDRPDSDPVTLAPEDAKLVTLARATRARTQAPAGAAVRDLDGRTYAAAQVDLPSVRVGALELAVAMAVSSGARGLEAALVVADDLPDVAPVRDLAGDGVPVLLADPAGRVVDRTTT, from the coding sequence GTGACTGACCGACCCGACAGCGACCCGGTGACCCTCGCCCCGGAGGACGCCAAGCTGGTGACCCTCGCACGAGCCACGCGAGCACGCACGCAGGCTCCCGCGGGGGCCGCCGTGCGCGACCTCGACGGGCGCACCTACGCGGCCGCCCAGGTCGACCTCCCGTCGGTCCGGGTCGGGGCGCTCGAGCTGGCCGTGGCCATGGCGGTGTCGTCGGGCGCGCGCGGCCTCGAGGCCGCCCTGGTGGTCGCCGACGACCTGCCCGACGTCGCGCCCGTGCGCGACCTCGCCGGCGACGGGGTGCCGGTGCTCCTGGCCGACCCGGCCGGTCGGGTCGTCGACAGGACGACCACATGA
- the era gene encoding GTPase Era: MSFRSGFACFVGRPNAGKSTLTNALVGEKVAITSSKPQTTRHAIRGLVHRPDAQLVLVDTPGLHRPRNTLGQRLNDIVRTTWAEVDTIAMCFPADQKIGPGDRFLVAELARIRRAPVLAVVTKTDLVAPERVGEQLMAVQEAGRAAGLEWREIVPVSAVNGDQVGLLSDLLVATLPEGPALYPEGQLTDEPETTLVAEIVREAALEGVHDELPHSIAVVVDEMTPREDRPADRPLLDVRVNVYVERDSQKGIVIGRKGARLKEIGTTSRGQIERLLGTPVHLDLHVKVAKDWQRDPKQLRKLGF; the protein is encoded by the coding sequence ATGAGCTTCCGGTCCGGCTTCGCCTGCTTCGTCGGTCGCCCCAACGCCGGCAAGTCCACGCTCACGAACGCGCTGGTGGGTGAGAAGGTCGCCATCACGTCGTCCAAGCCGCAGACCACGCGGCACGCCATCCGTGGGCTCGTGCACCGCCCCGACGCCCAGCTCGTGCTGGTCGACACGCCCGGTCTGCACCGTCCGCGGAACACGCTGGGACAACGCCTCAACGACATCGTCCGCACCACCTGGGCCGAGGTCGACACGATCGCGATGTGCTTCCCCGCCGACCAGAAGATCGGCCCCGGGGACCGCTTCCTCGTCGCCGAGCTGGCCAGGATCCGGCGGGCGCCCGTGCTGGCCGTGGTCACCAAGACCGACCTGGTGGCACCCGAGCGGGTCGGGGAGCAGCTGATGGCGGTGCAGGAGGCCGGTCGTGCCGCTGGTCTGGAGTGGCGCGAGATCGTGCCCGTCTCGGCCGTCAACGGCGACCAGGTCGGCCTGTTGTCGGACCTGCTGGTGGCGACGCTGCCCGAGGGCCCGGCCCTGTACCCCGAGGGTCAGCTCACCGACGAGCCCGAGACGACGCTGGTCGCCGAGATCGTCCGCGAGGCCGCCCTGGAGGGTGTGCACGACGAGCTGCCGCACTCCATCGCCGTCGTGGTCGACGAGATGACCCCGCGCGAGGACCGTCCGGCCGACCGTCCGTTGCTCGACGTGCGGGTCAACGTGTACGTCGAGCGCGACAGCCAGAAGGGCATCGTGATCGGTCGCAAGGGTGCGCGGCTCAAGGAGATCGGCACGACCTCCCGCGGCCAGATCGAGCGCCTCCTCGGCACGCCGGTGCACCTCGACCTGCACGTGAAGGTGGCCAAGGACTGGCAGCGCGACCCCAAGCAGCTGCGCAAGCTCGGCTTCTGA